The Clostridium aceticum genomic interval TTCAGGAGGGGGCTGTGGATCTTGAAAGTAATAAGGTTTATGTGGTAAGTACTTCAAAAGCTATGGCGGGGGAGGAAGAAATAGATACTGTTACAGAATTATTTATAGATAACTATGATATTTATATGAAGTTCCCTGGAACAGATCAGTGGCTAAAAAGCAGTATTGATCCTATGATGCAGGAATTACAAGCTTTATTAGGAACCAATATAGAAAACAATGTGGGGATTTCTAAACAACAAATGGCGTTGTTTGGAATGAGAGCCACCTACTTGCCAGAAGAAAAAATTAACGGAGAGGAGTATTATGTTGTCCTATTGACAGTAGATAAAGAAGCATTCAAGGCTGCAGCCGATGAAATTATTAAAGCTACAGTAGAAATCACCCAACAACTAATAAAAGCAGAAGAAGTATCTTCTGAGGAGGAAGAAGAAATGCGGCAAGAGATAGAAACCATGGTAAAAGAACTGATTTATGGCATGGATATGGAGATAGAATATACATGCTACATTCATAAAGATACTAAAAACCTGGAAAAAATGGGTATTGTTCAAAGGATGAATATGATGTCGGGAATTGTAGAAATCCATACTACCAGTACAGGTACCTTTAAATACTATGCCTTTGATGAAGAAATAAGCTTTCCAAACATTCCTCAAGAGGAGATTATAGAAGGACTTTTGGTCAATAATTGAAAAAATATGTTGTTTATAAAGAGTTCAGTGACAAATTGCTGAACTTTTCCTTTTTATTCAACGAATTTCCTGGGAAATTTTTAGTATTCACTAAGATACATATAGTTTTACTGTAAGAACAACTTTGTATTGACAAAAGACTTGCTGTTTTGACATAAACATTCTAAAGTGATAAAACTAAAAGCAATGCATATAATGAATCATGGCCTATGGGAGAGTATTTTTGAAGGGGGAAAATTTATTTTTGGACAGCGGGGCTATGGGGACATCCTCCACTACCCTCAGGGTGACAATCCTTACCCAGCCTGACGCTGGTCTGGTAGGTATGGTTTTTATATGTTTGAGGAACTGTCCCCGTGGCGTAAAGTTCCACAATTTAAGCTATCAGGTTTAGTATCTATATACCTAAACAAAGAAGTTATAAAAAAGGAATTAAAGGGAAATAATTCCTACTAACATCGTTAACTACTTCCAGTTAATGGTTAAAAGTTTGACAAACAAATGATAATGACATAAAATGATAGAAACTTATTCCCTAGGCATACAGTTCATTAATATAGTGGAAGATGAACTGCTGTAGGAAAAACTGTATTTTATTCTTTCAAGTGTACTATAGATGCGGGCTTTTAAAGTTAAATTTTAATACACACGGTCTACGGTTTCGCCCCAAAATCAGGGCTGCAAATGTAGTCCTTAGTATATTGAAATTTAGGAACCTACATCTATACTAAAGTGGAAGAGTACAATACAAGAAAACAGGAGGAATATGTATGGAAACTTTTTTAGGTGGTAAGGATTTTTTGAAGGGAGTTAACAAAAAAGCCTTTATTGCTGTAGTTTTCCTAGCAACACTATTAGTTAGCTTTGGGTTATTAGCTATGAGAAAAAATGTGACAATTGTTTATGATGGAAAGGAAGAAAGCGTTGTAACTTTTGCCAGTACTGTAGAAACTCTTATAAACAAGCAGGGCATAGAAGTTTTAGAGGCAGACAAGGTTGTACCAGGTCTTCAAGAAAAGCTGAAAGAAGATACACGAATTGTTATTCATAGAGCCTTTGAAATTCAATTAATAGACGGTCAACAGCAAAAAAGCATTACCACAGCAGAAGAAACTGTAGAGGATTTAATCAAGACATTAGATCTGAAACTAGGGGAAAAAGACAAAGTTCAGCCGGATTTACATACTACGTTAAATCCAGGAGATACAGTAGAAGTGATAAGGGTAACTGAAGAAATTCTTGTAGAGAATCAAGAAGTTCCCTTTCAAACAACGATTAAGTATAATGAAGATTTAGAGCTTGGAACAACAAAAAGGCTTCAAGAAGGAGTACCGGGTTTAAAAGAAATAAAGCTGGGAATTACTTATGAAAATAATGTTGAGGTAGCAAGAGACGTAATAGAAGAAAACATTATAAAAGAAGCCGTCAATGAAATCATTGAAAAGGGAACAGGAAACATTTTAGTAACATCTAGGGGAGATTCAAGAAGATACAGGGAAGTAATCGTCATGGAGGCTTCGGCCTATACTGCTGATTATGAAAGTACAGGCAAAAGACCAGGAGATCCTTACTTTGGTATTACGGGTAGTGGCACACAAGTAAGACCAGGTGTAGTAGCAGTAGACCCTAGAGTTATACCACTGGGATCAAAGTTATATATAGAGTCATTGGATAGAACACCTAGTTATGGGGTGGCCAGTGCAGAAGACACAGGTGGAGCTATTAAAGGGAATAAGATAGATCTTTACTTCGAAAATCGTTCAGAAGCCTTGCGTTTTGGTCGAAGAAAAGTTAAAGTTTATATATTAGATTAGTAAGTGATAGCGGAGAATACATTCTCCGCTATCATTTATCTAGGGATAAACCCATAGAACATGGGAGAATTAACATTTATAAAGAAGGAGATACAAAGGTGATTAAAGAAATTATTGTTGTAGAAGGTAAGGATGATGTAGCTGCTATAAAAAGAGCTGTTGAGGCAGAAACCATCATAACAGGAGGCTTTGCCCTAACTCCAGCAACGATGGAACGGATCAAGACAGCAGCAAAAAAGAGAGGCGTTATTATTTTTACAGATCCAGACTTTGCGGGGGAGAAAATTAGAAATACCATTGCTTCACAAGTTCCTAACTGCAAACATGCTTTTCTTCCAAAAGAAAAAGCTTTGAAAGATGGAAATATCGGTATTGAAAATGCTTCTCCAGAAAATATTCTAATTGCATTAAAAAACGCTAGAAGCCAAACAATAGAAAAAAGGCAGGAATTCCTACAAAAAGATTTAATAGCCGCAGGTCTAATTGGTAATCCTCAAGCGGCTTACAGAAGAGATGAGATGGGAAAACTATTGGGCATAGGTTATGGTAACGCAAAACAATTTTTAAATCGCTTAAATCATTATGGTGTTACAAGAGAAGAATGGCAGGAAGCTTTAAAAAAGTTGGAAAAGTAGAGGAGATACTTATGGATAAAATAGCATCACCTAAAAAAACAAAAGAAATCATAGAACAGTATCAGTTTAAGTTTTCTAAAAGCTTAGGACAAAATTTTTTAATTGATCAAAACATATTGGAAAAAATTGTAGAAGGAGCAGGTGTTACTAAGGAAGATGATGTTATAGAAGTAGGGCCTGGCATCGGAAGTTTGACACAGCATATTGCAGAAAAAGGGAAATCTGTAGTAGCCATTGAAATAGACAGAAGCCTTTTACCTATTCTAAAAAATACCTTGCAAGCTTATGATAATGTAGAAGTTATTCATGAAGACGTGCTAAAACTAGATCTTCATCATCTAATACAGGAAAAGTTTCACGGGAAAAAAGTAAAGGTAATAGCCAACCTACCTTACTACGTTACTACACCTATTGTTATGAAGTTTTTAGAAGAGAAGGTACCATTGCTTTCCATGACCGTCATGATTCAACAAGAGGTAGCGAGACGAATGGAAGCAAAACCCTCCACCAAAGATTATGGAGCACTTTCTATAGCGGTGCAGTATTATTGTCAACCTAAAATACTGCTGAAGGTTCCACCTTCTGTATTTATTCCACAGCCTAAGGTGGATTCTACGGTAATAAGGTTAGATGTATTAGAAAAACCAAAGGTGCATGTAGATAATGAGAAACTTTTCTTTTCTCTAGTGAAGGATGCCTTTGGAAAACGGAGAAAAACCTTGTTAAATGCTCTAAGCACAGGGACATTAGGTTATAGCAAAGCATTGGTAAAAGAAGTGTTACAAAAGGCAGGAATTGAAGAACAAAGACGAGGAGAAACATTAACGATAGAAGAGTTTGCAACTTTAGCCAATAGTTTTTCTGCTAGTGTATAGGGATTACTGGATTTTATAGCAACTATTTCTCTCCTTTTACATATATTAATAAAAAGGTCTGAAGTTTTATGAATATATGAAGGGGGCGAATCAGTGAAAAGACGATATAGAAGATATTTTGTTATGCTAGAAGAAGAAGACAAAGGCTATAGTATTTCGAAGTCAGAAGGCACTAAAGGCTATGGAAAAATAGAGGTGCGTAATAATAATGGAACCCTATCATTACACTGTCAAAATCTAAAAAAGCTTGAGGAAAAGAAAGAAAGTTATCGACTGTATTTAATCCAGACAAAAAATGTCTTAGAACCTATTGTTGTAGACATCGGCCCAGTGAAGGTGGAAGGCAGTGGTAAAGGTGAAATTATATGGGAGTTTAACTCGGAAAATGTGAAGGGCTCTAAAAAAACAATAGAAGACTTTGATACACTTACCCTTGTAGTAGAAACAATTGAAGAATCCCAAAGAGTAATCATACCTTTGGTAGGATATATACATAAGGAAAAAACCAATTGGAGAGCAGCATTGCAAAAAAATCTATTCATTGCTAGCGAAGTAAAAAAAGAAAAACCTGTAGATTTTCAAAGAAGTGCAGAAAAGGTCCAAGAAAAATCAGAAGAAAAAATCCAAGTAAAACCAGAAGAAAAGATGCAAGAAAAATTAGAAGAAAAGGTAAAAGTAGATAAGCCAAAACAAGAAAAGTTGAAAGAAGAAAAACCTAAAGAAGAAAAATCTAAAGAAGAAAAATCTAAAGAAGAAAAACCAATAGAACCAGCCAAAGAAAAAATCAAGGAAGATCAGCTTAAAGAAGAAAAGACGCAGGAAAGTAATTCTTTGGAAATAAAGGAGAATTCGCTGGAAGAAAATTTATCACATAAAAAGCCAGAAAGTCAATATAGCTTTGAAAAGGATTGGGATATTGCCGCTAAGGAGATTCCTCCATTACAGAAATACATTGAGAGCACACTAAAGGTATTTCCTAGAGTAGAACCTTTTGATGAAAAATTGCAGGACTATGAGTGGTGGCAAATACAATACAATACCCAGACCATCTACAGAGCCTATATGCCTTTTATTTCTCATATTGAAATGATGATTAATCCTTATTATTATCATTACTCCTACTATCTTTCTTCAGAGTATCAAAAGCAACTTTATAGGTATCAACACTATATCTTTGGTGTATGTTATGATGACAATAAAAGAGCTAAATACTATATATATGGTATCCCAGGGAAAAAAATTACTAAAGAGCAGCCCTACCAAGGGAAAACAGGATTTGTATATTGGCATCCATCCCACTACGCTCAGTTTAAACAAGAGGGTTTTGGTTATTGGCTAATGCATATTGATGCTGAAACTGGAAAAATGGTAGAGCCCTTAAGCCAGGAGAATATCTGATAGATCAACGACTGTAGTGGAGACAATCTCTGCTACAGTTATTGATTTGTTACATAGGCTTTAATTTTTTGGAGAAGCTAGAAAAGAGACTAAAAAAGAGAGGGATGAAATTGTTAAATACATACATATTATTTATTATAAGTGCTTTGATGGTGGTAATCTCTGGCACTAAACTTGCCGAATATGGAGATGTTATTGCAGCTAAGACAAAGCTAGGTCATAGTATTGTAGGAGGAATACTAATTGCAGCGGCTACTTCTCTGCCGGAACTGGTTACTAGTGTTACTTCTGCACTAATTGATGCTCCAGATATTGCTATAGGTAATGTTTATGGAAGCAATACCTTTAACATTATGATTTTAGCACTTATTGATATTTTACACGGACAAGGCCCTCTAACGATTAAAGTAAAAATGAACCATATATTAGCAGGGATGTTAGGGGTATTACTGTCAGCAATAGGAGCAATGGCTATTTTGATGAGTCAAATAAGCGGTTTGGATTTAGAAATAGGTTGGATAAGCATAAGCAGCTTGATGATTTTTGCTATCTATTTATATGGCTCTATTTTAATTCTTCGTTATGAAAATAAAAAGCAAGAGGAAAGTCCTCCAGAAGACATAGACACAGTAGATGATAAAAATATTCCTTTAAAGAAAGCTGTTATTGGTTTTGGGTTAGCATGTGCCATCATTATTTGGGCGGGGATGACATTGTCTCAAGTAGGGGATGCGATTGCAGTGCAAACAGGACTAGGACATACCTTTGTAGGGACCCTACTTATAGCGGCTACTACTTCTTTACCGGAACTAGTGGCATCTATAGCAGCCATTAAGATTGGTGCTTACGATATGGCGGTGGGTAATGTTTTTGGCAGCAACATATTTAACATGTTGATTATTGTAGTGACAGATCTAGCCTATTATAAGGATTCTATTTTTACTGTTATCAATATAGATCATACGATAACAGCTATGGCAGGAATCGTATTAAGCTGCATTGCTGTTATAGGACTATTTTACCGATCTAGGAGGACCTTTTTTACTATTGGGTGGGACTCGGTATTTATTTTAGCCTTCTATGTCTTATCTATTTATCTTATTTTTATATCCTAAACATTAGCGTTGATCTAGGCCATAATTTGTCATCCTGAGGGGGAGCAAAGTGGAATGGAAGGAAGACGGTTCGACAGAAATTTGGAAATAATTGTATTAATCTAGCAATTATGATATCCTAAAAATAAATGAGCTATGCTGCTTAGCATAGCTTATTAATCGGTGTAGATGACTGACTTTGTTATTTCATAGGGCCATTTTTTATAGCCCCCCACCAGAGTGTAAACTCTTGAGTACCCAGACTCTGATAAGAGTTTAGATGCCTTCTGACTATCTTTACCATTATCACAATAAACAAGATAAACATTTTCTTCCGATAACTCTACTTTTCGGTCCTTCAGTTCTTTTAAAGGAAGAAGAAAGGCATTTTCTAAATGCCCTTTACTATATTCCTTTTCGCTTCTCACATCTAAAATAACGATATGAGGATTTCCTTCTATTAATTCCTTAGCCTCTTCTGGTAAAAGATTACTATAAGTATACTTGATCGTAGAATAATTGCTTACTGCTTTATCTCTAGTAAAAACAAAGAAGAGCAGTGCTATAATCAACACCAATATTAAGCCAAGCACAATATAAAGATTTCTTCTTTTTACTACAAAAATATGCACTTTTTCACCCCCTAGCACAGTTACTGGTTTATTATTAATATATTTTCTAAAGAAAAGTTTTAGTACAGTATTGTAAACTTTTAGCCTTAATTTAGTATGAAGGTTTCTATTACAAATCTTCTATAACCTGTGCTTTTACAGAAATAGATATCTTTTCGCTAAGAACAATATACTTTACTCTTAGCTTCACCCTGCGACCTTCAATATCGAGAATACGATCCTCTAGTATTTTATAAACCAACTCACCATCAATACTCCAAAGCTCTCGTCCTACCAAGTCTGTCATATAAAAATGAATAGCCTTTTCAATTTCATCCTTCACTAAGGGGTTGCCTTCAAACTCCACCTCGATAACAAGGTCTTTTATGATAGAGGCTTTTTCACTGTTTAGACTTTGGTTTAAACGCTCCAGTTTAATTTCACGATCTAGTAGCTGATTACTCAATTGGTTTTGTATGCGATACAGTCGATCTAATGTATGAATCTGTATTAGGTTCATTATCGTTAGACCTACAATAAACCCTATGATAAAGATTGCGAAAACATTGTACCGTCTTTTCATAGCTTTCCGCTGCCCTCTAAGTAGTAAATCAATTTATAAGCAACATGAGCACCTAAAAGAGCGCTTAGTATATAGATTACCTGTTTTATCACACTCCTAATTTCCCCATTAAAAAGTCCGGTGTCGAACACTTTAAAAGAAGGAAAGGTACCCCCTAATGCCACAACAATCGCCCAGATCTTGATTTGTTCGCATAAATCCATCATGGTTTTTA includes:
- a CDS encoding 3D domain-containing protein, which codes for METFLGGKDFLKGVNKKAFIAVVFLATLLVSFGLLAMRKNVTIVYDGKEESVVTFASTVETLINKQGIEVLEADKVVPGLQEKLKEDTRIVIHRAFEIQLIDGQQQKSITTAEETVEDLIKTLDLKLGEKDKVQPDLHTTLNPGDTVEVIRVTEEILVENQEVPFQTTIKYNEDLELGTTKRLQEGVPGLKEIKLGITYENNVEVARDVIEENIIKEAVNEIIEKGTGNILVTSRGDSRRYREVIVMEASAYTADYESTGKRPGDPYFGITGSGTQVRPGVVAVDPRVIPLGSKLYIESLDRTPSYGVASAEDTGGAIKGNKIDLYFENRSEALRFGRRKVKVYILD
- the rnmV gene encoding ribonuclease M5 → MIKEIIVVEGKDDVAAIKRAVEAETIITGGFALTPATMERIKTAAKKRGVIIFTDPDFAGEKIRNTIASQVPNCKHAFLPKEKALKDGNIGIENASPENILIALKNARSQTIEKRQEFLQKDLIAAGLIGNPQAAYRRDEMGKLLGIGYGNAKQFLNRLNHYGVTREEWQEALKKLEK
- the rsmA gene encoding 16S rRNA (adenine(1518)-N(6)/adenine(1519)-N(6))-dimethyltransferase RsmA, with the translated sequence MDKIASPKKTKEIIEQYQFKFSKSLGQNFLIDQNILEKIVEGAGVTKEDDVIEVGPGIGSLTQHIAEKGKSVVAIEIDRSLLPILKNTLQAYDNVEVIHEDVLKLDLHHLIQEKFHGKKVKVIANLPYYVTTPIVMKFLEEKVPLLSMTVMIQQEVARRMEAKPSTKDYGALSIAVQYYCQPKILLKVPPSVFIPQPKVDSTVIRLDVLEKPKVHVDNEKLFFSLVKDAFGKRRKTLLNALSTGTLGYSKALVKEVLQKAGIEEQRRGETLTIEEFATLANSFSASV
- a CDS encoding sodium:calcium antiporter, yielding MLNTYILFIISALMVVISGTKLAEYGDVIAAKTKLGHSIVGGILIAAATSLPELVTSVTSALIDAPDIAIGNVYGSNTFNIMILALIDILHGQGPLTIKVKMNHILAGMLGVLLSAIGAMAILMSQISGLDLEIGWISISSLMIFAIYLYGSILILRYENKKQEESPPEDIDTVDDKNIPLKKAVIGFGLACAIIIWAGMTLSQVGDAIAVQTGLGHTFVGTLLIAATTSLPELVASIAAIKIGAYDMAVGNVFGSNIFNMLIIVVTDLAYYKDSIFTVINIDHTITAMAGIVLSCIAVIGLFYRSRRTFFTIGWDSVFILAFYVLSIYLIFIS
- a CDS encoding rhodanese-like domain-containing protein, yielding MHIFVVKRRNLYIVLGLILVLIIALLFFVFTRDKAVSNYSTIKYTYSNLLPEEAKELIEGNPHIVILDVRSEKEYSKGHLENAFLLPLKELKDRKVELSEENVYLVYCDNGKDSQKASKLLSESGYSRVYTLVGGYKKWPYEITKSVIYTD
- a CDS encoding YtrH family sporulation protein encodes the protein MLTFYQNIIYNFFISLGVLLGGCLLGGVAATLNGHPPLKTMMDLCEQIKIWAIVVALGGTFPSFKVFDTGLFNGEIRSVIKQVIYILSALLGAHVAYKLIYYLEGSGKL